From the genome of Leptospira koniambonensis:
TATAGGTTCATGGTTTGGATAATCCGCATACCAATCAGGCATAGGATAATCCCTGTATTCCATTCTATCTCGATGAGTATTTATATGTAATGATTTATAAATATTACTTATACCGTTGTCGTTTTTAAATCTCCAGTTACCTCCTACATCGCTTCCTTTTTCGTAACAGTCGTAAGGGATTCCTTTGTCCTGCAATGATTTACAAACAGTGATTCCACTAGAGCCGGCGCCAATAACGCAGACTTTCGGCAACTCTTGCATATAGTTCTCCGATCTTTTTATGAGGTTGATAAAACGAATTAGTAGTAGAAGTTTTTCGAACGCATAGTCAAGTCCGAAAATGGATTGAGTTAATAAATCGATATGTTTAGGTCGGACGTATGAAGACAGAAGAGAAAACAAATGTTCATTTTGATTACGACTATATCGTAGTAGGTTCAGGCTTTGGCGGAAGTGTTTCCGCAATGAGATTAAGCCAAAAAGGGTATTCTGTCTTAGTAATCGAGTCCGGCAAACGATGGACTGCTAAAGAATTTCCTAAAACGAATTGGTCTGTTCACAAATATTTATGGATGCCTAGATTAGGTTTTTACGGGATCCAAAGATTGAATCTTTTAAAAGATTTTTTTCTAGTTAGTGGTGCAGGAGTGGGCGGAGGTTCTTTGGTATATGCAAACACACTTTACGTTCCTTCTGAAAAAACATTAAATCATCCTACATATAAAAAGATCGGTGGCAAAGATGGAATGCTTCCTTTTTATAAAGTTGCTTCCAGAATGTTGGGAGTTGTTCAAAATCCACACTTAGATAAATCGGATGCTATTTTAAAAGAGATCGCGCAAGAAATGGGAAGAGGAGAGACTTTCTCACCAACTCCTGTTGGAGTATTCTTCGGTGAAAAACAAGGACAAACAGTAAAAGATCCTTTTTTCTTGGGTGAAGGTCCTGAAAGAACTACATGCAATCTTTGCGGAGGTTGTATGGTAGGATGTCGTTTTAATTCTAAAAACACATTAGATAAAAATTATCTATTTTTTGCGGAGAAGTTAGGGACTAAAGTCCTTCCTGAAACAAAAGTAACTGATCTAGTACCATTAAATGAATATGGAGAACCAGATCCGAATGCAAGTGGAGAATTTGGTTATCAACTTTCTACTAGGTCTACGACTGGTTGGTTCGGCTCTCCCAAAAGAAAATTTAAAGCTAAATCTGTTGTACTTTCTGCTGCAGTGATGGGAACTGTAGGTTTACTTTTGCGTTCTAGGGAAGCAGGACATATGAGACGTCTTTCTAATCGTTTAGGAGATGATGTTCGTACGAATAGTGAAACAGTTTTGGGAGTTACTAAGTTCGGAAAGGACGTGGATTTTTCTAGAGGAGTTGCAATCACTTCTTCTATTCATCCTGATGAACACACTCATATAGAGCCGGTTCGTTATTCAAGGGGTTCTGATTTTTTCGGGGCTCTGGCGAGTGTTCTAACTGATGGCGGAGGTTTCTTTCCTAGACCTCTTAAATATTTTTTCACAATGTTCACTCAGCCAATTTACTTTTTGAAAGCATCTTGGCCTTTCGGGTTTGCTAAAAATTCTCTCATTCTTCTCGTCATGCAGACCTTGGACAATAAGGTAAAGTTGGTTAGAACAAGAAGAATGTCCTGGCCTTTCGAAAAGTCCATGACATCTGCTATTAGTTCAGGGGAGAAGGTACCTTCTTATATTCCAATCGCAAATCAAACAGCAAGAAAGGTCGCTAAGAAGATAGGAGGAATTCCTAGAAGTTCTTTAAATGATGTTCTTCTGAATGCTCCTATCACAGGTCATATCATGGGCGGTTGCGTGATGGGCTCGGACCCAGAAGAAGGTGTGATCGATTTTGAAAATAAGGTTTACGGTTATAAAAATCTAAGAGTTTGCGATAGCTCTATGATCCCTGTGAATCTTGGAGTAAACCCTTCCCTTTCTATAACTGCAATGACTGAAAGAGCAATGTCAATGATCCCTCCAAAAGAAAATAAGTCTGTATCTAATTTTGAATTCGAGAAACAATTTGGGATCACATCTGTGGTCTTTCCTAAAATCTGATCCGAAAACGATAGACCTAGACTTCATGAAAGAAAATTCTCTCCGTATCGGGTATCACCGATCCGGAGAAGGATTTTGGGCTTATTAAAAGAAAGTTTAAAGGATTTTTTTCAAACCAAAAAAGATTGGATCTCTTTCGGGGGAGTGTTCCTTCTATTTTTAATTTTTTGGTCTTATAATTATTCCTTTCGATTTGCTCCACTTTTTACTCAGGCTTTAAAAGATAACCAGATCGGTTTAAGTCTATTTTACTTTTTATTCTTTGCCGCTGGTGCATTGGTTATCTATCCGATCGTTCTCGCGTTTTATGGAAGACTAAACGAATTCAAACCTTCTATTCCTTTGATCTTAGGTTTTGTAGTAGTCCTTGCGATTGTATGTTCTGCAAGGATCAGGGACTCTGAGTTATTCAGATGGGCTGGCTCTTCTTCCATAGAAATTGCAATGCTTACTATTAACTATGTGGGAACCATTCTTGCATATATTGTATTACCAATAGCTTGGATTATTGTACGCAAAAATTCTCCAGATCGATTTTTAGGTTTAAGTAAGTCTCCAAAGTTCGGAGAAGTATTATTCTTATTAGGATTGATGCTTCCTATAATCGCGATCGCATCCTTCTCTCTTTCTTTTCTCTCGGTATACCCTAGATTTGCAGGAAGACTATCAGATGGTTATTTGATCTATCCTCCTGCTTTGTGGATCATTCTATTCGAAATTTCTTATGCACTAGACTTTGCAGTTTTAGAAACTTTTTTCAGAGGGTTTATGGTTTTTCCTCTGGCTTCCAGAGTGGGAAGTAAACCTGCAGTTTTGGGAATGGCATTCATGTATGGCTTATTACATTTTACAAAACCCCAATATGAAGCATTAGGTTCTTTTTTTGGTGGTTTTATACTAGGAATGATCTCTTATAGGACTAAATCAGTATATGCAGGAATTTTGATACATATAGGGGTTGCTTTGGCAATGGAACTTGCCGCTACTTTACAGTTTTTATATTTTATGGAGTAAATATTCTCCGGTTCAGGTAGAAACCGGAGAAATCGAAATTTCAGATACGGATCGTGTATCCTATATTATAGAAGAAAATCACATGAACTATATGTTGCTGCTGGTAATGATCCACTAAGGCCCTTTTTACTGCAGGATCATCCGACAAAGAAGATATATAGTTAATGATCAAATCATTCTTATATCCGTAAGCTTTAGCAGGATCAATCGTTAATCCGTCATTTGAATTACTATCGGGATATGCTCCTATATTCGGAGTGTAGGTTGGATTATCGACCAGAGCAGGTGTTGCTCTATACATCATATTGGCTGCAAAGAAAAATTTTCCAAAATCAAATTGAAGTCTTGGGCTGATATCACTGATCCCTTTTTTTCGATCTGTGTTATCATTTACTTCTGCGTAACCTAAAACTAAACTAGGAGTGATCCTAAAAGTTTCTCCTTTAAAAAATTCATGAGAAACAGTTAGACGATAGTTATGTGTTCCTTGAAAAGTCCCACCGTAATCGTTTAACATTTTATTATTAATCGAGAACTGAGGATTAAGCCATTCCCAAAAAGGAGCCTTCCATCCGATCACCCAATATCCTCTCATTACATAAGTAGGATCGTTTTGGTTGATGAATAAAAACCCAGCGGAGAATGTACCAAGTTTGGTCTCATGATCATACATCGCTCTTGTGAATAGATAATCAAAGAGTCCGTTTTTTTCTTTCCTAGTCTTTACTTCATTTGGATCGAATTGTAAAGTTCCTGTGGCAAGAGACTTATCTAACAGATAAGTTTGATCAGGACCACCAGGAGTGGATTGTAATCTCATATCCGTATCGGTATTACTTCTATCAACCAAAGGGTTCATAACGGTAAGCCCAAGTTTAAATTGTTTAGGCAAACCTAGGATTTCCACACTGGTAGTTAGAAAATAAGCTTCGTAAAAATCTTTATAAGACTTTCCGTTCCTTCTTGCCTGTCTTTCTCCGAATAGATCGGAACCTTGGAAGGCTCCATCATTAGACAAAGACTGAGAAAGTAAGATAGAATGTTCCGGAAGTGAGTCCTTGGGAGAAGGAGCTTTGACCGCTCCTGTAGGAACACTTTCGTCGGAGGCAAATTCCGGAACGGTATCCGGAGCATCTTCCGAGATTTGTTTTATTTTATCCTTGCGGATTCTATATATGACTCCGTCTGGGTCGACCACCTCTATCTCGGTTTCTGTTTCTTTTTGAACGGAAACTTTTTTGAAAATACGACCCGCATTCATTTGGATCGTAACTGCTAAAATTGATTCGAGAGGTAAGGCGAGGATCAGTAGGAGGATTGAGGAAATACCTAAAATTCTTCCCATATAACCATTATCCAAAATTGGGGGAGTTTCTTCAATACACATACATTTGTAATCATTTATTTACTAATCCCTTAATTGATGTATAACATTCTTTATTTTCAGAATTGCCATGAACTTTTTCATTTCCTAAGAGTCCCACGAAGATTTGATCCTTAAACTATTTTGTATTTTTAACTAATAGAAAATTCGGTTTTCAGCAACGTAATAAAGATCTATCTTTGGAGAAAGAGCTTCTTTCAGGCAAAAATATGATCCAACTCAATCGACCTTCTTTATTCAAAAATTCTAATTTTTATTCAGGAGAATGGAGAACCTTCTCAAAGACAATCCCAGTATTTGATCCAGCAACAGGTGAGAAGATTGGAGAAGTTCCAGATCTTCCAAGAGAAGAAGTAAGAAAAGTTTTGGAGTTTGCAGAGAAATCCCAAAAAGAATGGGCTAAGACGATCGCTAAACAAAGAGCTAGATTTCTCAGGAACTGGGCAGATCTAATGATCCAAAATAAAGAAGACCTAGCAAAAATTATGACCTGGGAACAGGGAAAACCTTTGGCAGAATCCAGAGGTGAGATTGATTACGCTGCTTCTTATTTGGAATGGTTTTCAGAAGAAGCAAAACGTGCTTATGGAGATTTGATCCCCACTCACAGAAAAGAACTTAGATTGATGGCTTGGAAAGAGCCAGTAGGCGTTACTGGAATTTTAACACCATGGAATTTTCCTTCTTCCATGATCACTCGAAAAATAGGACCTGCACTTGCAGCAGGATGTGTCGTGATCTCTAAACCTTCTGAACTTACTCCATATTCTGCCATTGCGTTAGCTGTTCTTGCGGAAGAAGCAGGAATTCCCTCAGGAGTTTTCCAAGTTATTACTGGGCAACCTGAACCGATCGCAAACGAATTTTTAGAAAACAAAATTGTTCGTAAGATCAGTTTTACAGGTTCTACAAGAGTCGGAAAAATACTTTTGGAAAAATCAGCAAACCAAGTGAAAAGAATTTCTTTAGAATTAGGAGGTAATGCTCCATTTATAGTATTCGCGGATGCAAATATAAAAGAAGCAATACGTGGAGGAATTCTTTCAAAATTTCGTAATGCAGGACAAACCTGCGTATGCACGAACAGATTTTTGGTAGAAGAAAAGATCGCAGAAGAATTCGCTCACGGTTTAGCGGAAGAAGTTTCCAAATTCAAAGTAGGAAATGGTTTTGAAGAAGGAGTTAATATTGGCCCTTTAATTCATTCTGCCGCAGTTAAAAAAGTAGACTCTCATCTAAAGGACGCCATCGAAAAAGGAGGAAAACTTTTGGTGGGAGGGAAACCTCATTCTCTTGGTAGGAACTTCTACGAACCGAGCGTTCTCTCGGGAATTTCCGAAAAATCATTATGTTTTCAAGAAGAAACATTCGGTCCTCTTGCACCTATTAAAAGTTTCAAAACGGAAGAGGAAGCATTACAAATTGCAAACGCAAGCGACGTAGGTTTAGCATCTTACGTATATACAAACGATTCTGCCAGGATCTGGAGAATTTCAGAAGCATTAGAAGCTGGGATGGTGTCTGTAAACGAAGGTATTCTATCAACGGAGCAAGTACCTTTTGGAGGAGTAAAAGAGTCCGGTATGGGTAGAGAAGGTTCTAAATATGGGATAGAAGAATACCAGGAAATAAAATATATCTGCTGGGGCGGACAAGGTTAATCTTAAAAACTTCGAATTCTCATTGTTAGTTTTAGTAAAAAACTTTCGTCTTCTGAGTTCGGACTTCTTTTCGCATTTTTCTTGACGTAGTTGTCCTTCGGATCAATTTCTTAGGCTGCTATTTTATGGACCCTTTTTATTTTAACTTTTACTTCTTCGGATCCTTACTCGCTTCCTTATTTTCTTTGTACGTTTCCTTTTTCTTTCTGACCATCAAGGACAGAAGTAAGGCGGCATTTCATCTAGGTCTTTCGAGTTTATCAACAACCATATTTCATTTTGGTTACTTGGTAGCCTTTTGCTCTCCTGAAGACTGGACGATCTTTCATAGGTGGATCGTGATCCCATTCCCGATGGTGGGGTACACTCAGCTTTTTATCTTCTTCTTTTATTTCCCAACTCCTAAAAAAGAAAAGTTAGGACTGACTTTGTATGCGGTCTTGTATGCAGGAGTTATAACCTTAGCAATCTTCTATATTATGCTTTCTTTAAAGTCTACTCGAAGTTTCGTAATGGGTAGTCATTATTGGGATTTTGAAACTCATTTATTCTACAAAGTTTTTTCTCTTATAGTTTTCCTTTACAACTTCATCTTTTTGATCGCAGCGATTTGGAGAGCGATCGTTGAAAAAGGAGGGGAGAGAAGGTCCGTAATTTATATCACTCTTGCTTATCTGACAATTACACTTTTACCAGGCATTACAAATGCTTTAAGTAGAGAAGGTACTGTTTCTAGAGCAGTATATCAACAAACAGCGGACATTCTTCTTGTAGCAGGATTATTTTTAATTCTGATCGTTTATGTAAATGCAACCAAAGAAAGAACCACAATCTTAAGCAGGATTGTGGGAGTGAGTATGGCAACATTCCTTCTCGCTTTTCAGCTGGTGGGATTTGCAATATTAAACGGATATGATTCTTCTTTCGATCTAATCAAAAAAGAAGAAGCGAAACTGGTCGTATTACAGGGAGAAACTCCGAACGGATTCGCATATTTGACTTCTTATGATCCAAACGAAAATCAATTTCTAACTGAAAGAGGTTTTAAGGACCCAAGATTCGATTCTGAAGATAGATTAGAGATAAAATTCTTTTATATTTCTAAAAATCTTACGAGTTTAGGAAGGCTCCCAGCAAGTACAAGATTAGAAAGATCCAAAACTATTTTAGAAAATTCTCCCAAAGAATTTTATGCATACCAAGACGGACTGAAACAATTTTTAGAATCTAAGGGTAGTGATTCAGTTTCTGACGAAGATGTACGAGAATTTTTCAGATATCTGAACAAAAAATTAAAAGTAGTTCGAAGTAAATATTCTCATTTACCTTCTAAATCAGATGCTCCTGCAATTTATAAACTTTTAAAATCGGAAGAAGTTGGGCTCTCCGCAATTTTAGAAAAAGTCAAGGTAAAGGCAGAAGCTGATCTTAAGGCAGATATATCAGAGTCGGACTTGGATAAAACGATACTTCTACCCTTAACTCCGATCAGAGAAGTGGGAGAACGGATCTATAGAGGAACGAAATATTATAAAGTAGGAGATGATAAGCCGCAATACTATGTTTCCTACCTGGTTGTACATCCTACAAACGGGAATGTATACGAAGTAGGTTTTACTTACATATCCTTCAGAACATTCATACATGAACCTGCGTTAATCTTGGTTGTATGTTTACTTGCAATCATGTTGGTGATTAGTTTGGGATTCAGATTTTTCTTCCAAAATGCTCTAATCAAACCTATGGACGAAGTCGTCGTAGGTTTAACTGAAGTAAATTCAGGAAATTTGGATTATAGACTTGAACCAAGGGTAGAAGACGAGATTGGATTTATCGCAAGATCATTCAACAGAATGGCAAGGTCCATCCAAGCAGCACGAAAAAGATTAGAACAATACGCTAATGAGTTAGAGGAAAAAGTAAAAGAACGAACCAAGGAATTGGAACAAACCTTGGGAGAAGTACAAGAACTCAAACAACAACAGGATGGAGACTATTTCTTAACTTCTCTTTTGATCAAACCTTTAGGTGCAAACAAGGCAGTTCATGAAAACGTAAAGGTAGATTTTTTACTAGAACAAAAGAAAAAATTCACATTCAGAAGATATCATGATGAGATCGGTGGAGACTTAAACATCTCCAATCATATAGATTTATTGGGAAGATCTTATACTGTATTTTTGAACGCTGATGCAATGGGAAAATCCATGCAAGGTGCTGGCGGTGCTCTAGTTCTTGGATCTGTTTTTGAATCTATAATAGAAAGAACCAGACTTGCCGATAATATGAAAAATCAGTCTCCGGAACGTTGGTTGAAAAATGCGTTTACGGAACTTCATAAGGTTTTCGAAAGTTTCGACGGTTCCATGTTGGTTTCTTCGGTAATGGGTCTTGTAGACGACGAAGTTGGTATTTTATATTTTATTAATGCAGAACACCCTTGGACAGTTCTATACAGGGATGGAATTGCAAGCTTCATAGAAGATGAGTTGATGTTCCGAAAATTAGGAACCACTGGAATGGAAGGTCGTATTTTTATCAAAACCTTCCAATTAGAACCTGGAGATGTGATCATTGCTGGCTCCGACGGTAGAGACGATATTTTGATCGGGACAGACGCAGATGGGGGAAGGATTATCAATGATGACGAAAAACTTTTCCTAAGGATCGTGGAAGAAGGTAGAGGTGACCTAGGTGGAATTTATAATTGTATTACAGGTAGGGGACCTCTTACTGATGACCTTTCTCTTATCAGACTCTCTTTTAAAGAAGATGATTCAGATCAAAAAGTTCACGATGAGCAAAAACAAAAAATAAAAGAACTACTTAATAGAGCTAAGGAAACTTCTCAAAACAAAGATGTCTCAGAGGCTATTACTTATCTGGAAGAAGCGGAGAATTTAGACAGTCGCATTCCAGAAGTTAAGAAAAATTTCGTAAAATTGTTCTTAAAGCTCAAGGATTATTCCAAAGCAGCACATTACGCAGAAGACTACTTGAATATCAAACCTGTAGATAAGGAAATTTTGTATGTAGCTTCCTTTGCCGCAAGAAAGGCGGGGCAGTTAAAAAAGGCCTTAGACTTTGGAGAAAGATTGAGATTAAGAGAGCCGGATCATTTCAAAAATCTAATGAATCTGGCTCAAGTATATATCGCTTTAAAAAATTATGAAAGAGCAATGTCTATGGTCCAATCTGCTCTTCATATAGAACCTGAAAACGAAGCGGTGCTTAGGATCAGAGATGTTCTTAGGAAAAATTGGCGTCAGTAGTAGACTTATACTGCTGACTAATATCAACTTCTAAGCTTTGTCCCTTAGAATATGAAATTAAAATGTGAGTTTTTGCTCACTTTATAAAAAATAAGATCGATTCTATGCGCCTTCGGTTTGAATTTAGAGTATTCTTTGAATAAAACCAAACATTATTGGGGGCTCCAATGAATGATGAACGAACCATGGAAAAGATCGCCGCGTTAGGTCCTTTGACTATTAACCGGATCCGCATAGGATTAGTTTTTCTAATTTTAGCCTCTTTAGCTGCTTCTTGGGAACAAAGTTCCTTCGAACAAAATATGGCTTACCTAGGGGGAACGATCTCAATGGCGATCGTCTCTCTGGTGAATTTATTCTTTTCTTATCGAAATGGAAAGATCCCGAAATCGCTTGGGATGATCTCAGTCATTTTAGATATATTAATACTTGCGAGTGTTATGTTTTTCGCCGCTTCTACGGATAAGAACATGTCTTCGGGTATCATTAGACAAATTATATTATATGCGATTAATGTAATATTGATCGTTTATTCGGGATTACTCTTAACTCCAAGATTTGTAGTTATTGCAGGAATTGTATCGGCAGTTGCACAAGGTGCAGTAATATTAAATTGTTATCTTCATGGAGTTGTATTTTCAGAAGAGCCATTAGAAGTACTTTCTCCAGGATTTGCCTCCACCTCTGAACAAATTTTAAAACTAATTTTTCTGATCGTGATCGCTTTTATAGTGAGAAGTGTAATTAACATATTCGGACTTATGCGAGATGCGGAAGAAGAAAAATTAAACACCATCATTGTATCCGGAAATGAATTGAAAAAAAGTAAGGAAAGAATGGATTCTGCTGCAGTATCGCTAAGAGAAAAATCCAGATCTTTAAGAAACTTCTCTAATGAATTTTTCGATGTGATCAATAATCACGCGGCCTCTTTCGATGAGATAGGAAGTACTTTAAGCGAATTTTTATCCCAGATAGAAAGTGCTGCCTCAAGCGTTAAGGATCAATTCGGAAGAATAGAATTGCTCGTAAAAGAAAGCCAAAATTTAAGATCTTTGATCGATAAGATTTCGGGTTATTCTTCTGAGTTAAATGATCGTATCCATTCTGTTTTGAATACAGGAAAAGAAGTGACTGAATTTGTTTCAGGACTTTCTGAATCTTTGGAATCCCTTGGAGAATCTTTCCGTTCTGTGGGAGAGGTTACAGTAATCATGGCCGATGTTGCAGATCGTACCAATTTACTTTCTTTAAATGCTTCGATAGAAGCAGCAAGGGCAGGAGTTGCAGGAAGAGGTTTCGCAGTGGTTGCGACTGAAGTTTCTAAACTCGCAGAAAGCAGCGGTCAAAATGCTGCAAGGATCTCTAAAATAATAGGTGAGTCGAATGATTACGTAGACAAAGGAAGAAATCGAGCCTTGGTGACTTCAGAAAAAGTCAAAAACCAAGAGGATCAGTTTGCTGCGTTCTTAGGTAGATTCAATGAATTGAATGGACTTCTTGAAGACCAAATCAAAATAAACGACCAATTTTTAGCCAGTCTCTCCGAGTTACGTAAACTTTCTGCAGGAATTGAGACTTCTTCAAACGAACAAAACTCAGGGGCTTCTATGATACTGGGAGCGATATCTGAATTGCAGGGTTCAATGGATTCTTTATTGAGAAAGAGTGAACTTTTATCTGATACAATAAGGGTATTGGAAGAAGAAGCCGAGCTCCTCGGAAAAGAACATTGATCTATATCAGCTGAATGGTCGGATATATTAGGGACTTATTAAATAAAGGGCAACGTTAACTTTCTTTTGCAATAAATTTTCCACGAATAAAATCCGAAAAAGGATCGATTTATTGGCCCTTTTACCGTCTTGGATATTAGTTAATAAAAATGTTCCTAAGGCGGGTTTTTCTAATATGGTAGCACGTTCCGAAACGGAAAAAATTCTCGCTCAAGGTCCGATCACAATCAATCGAATCAGATTCGGACTGACATTACTCTATTTTGCTTCCATAGCCATGGGGTACAAGAGAAGTACCCTATTCCAAAACTCGCTCTATATTATAGGGACTTCCGTGATGGTGATGTATGTCACTTATACCTTCCTTAAAAATAGATTTGGAAGCGGGGTATCCCCCTTTTTGGGAAAAGTTTTTATAGTGGCCGATGTGGTCGTTCTTTGTTTGGTAATGATTGGCGCGACCACAGAGGACGCAAAGCTTGCTTCGAATGTTATCAAACAAGTAGTCCTATATACTATTAATGTTATTTATATAGTTTATGCGGGACTTTTACTTTCTCCTAGATTTGTATATCTGACTGGGTTCTTAACTATTCTTTGCCAAAGTTTAGTAACCGTGAATGCAGCTTATACCGGAGTAGTCTTTACGGAAGATAGTATTGTTTCCATAACTCCTGGTTATGCTGCAATGTCTGAACAGATCACCAAGATGTTATTCTTAATGACCACTGCATTTATTGTAGTAGCGGTAATCCGGATCTTTTTACAGTTAAAGAGTGTAGAAGAGGAAAAATCCCAAGCTATCGAAAAGTCCAAAGAAGATCTGGAACACGGCAGGATCAGAATGACTGAGTCCGCTGTTTCCTTAAAAGAGAATTCCAAAAAGTTAAAAGACTTCTCCGATGATTTTTCGGAAGTGATCAGCAATCATGCTGCTTCTTTCGA
Proteins encoded in this window:
- a CDS encoding GMC family oxidoreductase, translated to MKTEEKTNVHFDYDYIVVGSGFGGSVSAMRLSQKGYSVLVIESGKRWTAKEFPKTNWSVHKYLWMPRLGFYGIQRLNLLKDFFLVSGAGVGGGSLVYANTLYVPSEKTLNHPTYKKIGGKDGMLPFYKVASRMLGVVQNPHLDKSDAILKEIAQEMGRGETFSPTPVGVFFGEKQGQTVKDPFFLGEGPERTTCNLCGGCMVGCRFNSKNTLDKNYLFFAEKLGTKVLPETKVTDLVPLNEYGEPDPNASGEFGYQLSTRSTTGWFGSPKRKFKAKSVVLSAAVMGTVGLLLRSREAGHMRRLSNRLGDDVRTNSETVLGVTKFGKDVDFSRGVAITSSIHPDEHTHIEPVRYSRGSDFFGALASVLTDGGGFFPRPLKYFFTMFTQPIYFLKASWPFGFAKNSLILLVMQTLDNKVKLVRTRRMSWPFEKSMTSAISSGEKVPSYIPIANQTARKVAKKIGGIPRSSLNDVLLNAPITGHIMGGCVMGSDPEEGVIDFENKVYGYKNLRVCDSSMIPVNLGVNPSLSITAMTERAMSMIPPKENKSVSNFEFEKQFGITSVVFPKI
- a CDS encoding CPBP family intramembrane glutamic endopeptidase, whose translation is MGLLKESLKDFFQTKKDWISFGGVFLLFLIFWSYNYSFRFAPLFTQALKDNQIGLSLFYFLFFAAGALVIYPIVLAFYGRLNEFKPSIPLILGFVVVLAIVCSARIRDSELFRWAGSSSIEIAMLTINYVGTILAYIVLPIAWIIVRKNSPDRFLGLSKSPKFGEVLFLLGLMLPIIAIASFSLSFLSVYPRFAGRLSDGYLIYPPALWIILFEISYALDFAVLETFFRGFMVFPLASRVGSKPAVLGMAFMYGLLHFTKPQYEALGSFFGGFILGMISYRTKSVYAGILIHIGVALAMELAATLQFLYFME
- a CDS encoding NAD-dependent succinate-semialdehyde dehydrogenase, whose translation is MIQLNRPSLFKNSNFYSGEWRTFSKTIPVFDPATGEKIGEVPDLPREEVRKVLEFAEKSQKEWAKTIAKQRARFLRNWADLMIQNKEDLAKIMTWEQGKPLAESRGEIDYAASYLEWFSEEAKRAYGDLIPTHRKELRLMAWKEPVGVTGILTPWNFPSSMITRKIGPALAAGCVVISKPSELTPYSAIALAVLAEEAGIPSGVFQVITGQPEPIANEFLENKIVRKISFTGSTRVGKILLEKSANQVKRISLELGGNAPFIVFADANIKEAIRGGILSKFRNAGQTCVCTNRFLVEEKIAEEFAHGLAEEVSKFKVGNGFEEGVNIGPLIHSAAVKKVDSHLKDAIEKGGKLLVGGKPHSLGRNFYEPSVLSGISEKSLCFQEETFGPLAPIKSFKTEEEALQIANASDVGLASYVYTNDSARIWRISEALEAGMVSVNEGILSTEQVPFGGVKESGMGREGSKYGIEEYQEIKYICWGGQG
- a CDS encoding SpoIIE family protein phosphatase, with protein sequence MDPFYFNFYFFGSLLASLFSLYVSFFFLTIKDRSKAAFHLGLSSLSTTIFHFGYLVAFCSPEDWTIFHRWIVIPFPMVGYTQLFIFFFYFPTPKKEKLGLTLYAVLYAGVITLAIFYIMLSLKSTRSFVMGSHYWDFETHLFYKVFSLIVFLYNFIFLIAAIWRAIVEKGGERRSVIYITLAYLTITLLPGITNALSREGTVSRAVYQQTADILLVAGLFLILIVYVNATKERTTILSRIVGVSMATFLLAFQLVGFAILNGYDSSFDLIKKEEAKLVVLQGETPNGFAYLTSYDPNENQFLTERGFKDPRFDSEDRLEIKFFYISKNLTSLGRLPASTRLERSKTILENSPKEFYAYQDGLKQFLESKGSDSVSDEDVREFFRYLNKKLKVVRSKYSHLPSKSDAPAIYKLLKSEEVGLSAILEKVKVKAEADLKADISESDLDKTILLPLTPIREVGERIYRGTKYYKVGDDKPQYYVSYLVVHPTNGNVYEVGFTYISFRTFIHEPALILVVCLLAIMLVISLGFRFFFQNALIKPMDEVVVGLTEVNSGNLDYRLEPRVEDEIGFIARSFNRMARSIQAARKRLEQYANELEEKVKERTKELEQTLGEVQELKQQQDGDYFLTSLLIKPLGANKAVHENVKVDFLLEQKKKFTFRRYHDEIGGDLNISNHIDLLGRSYTVFLNADAMGKSMQGAGGALVLGSVFESIIERTRLADNMKNQSPERWLKNAFTELHKVFESFDGSMLVSSVMGLVDDEVGILYFINAEHPWTVLYRDGIASFIEDELMFRKLGTTGMEGRIFIKTFQLEPGDVIIAGSDGRDDILIGTDADGGRIINDDEKLFLRIVEEGRGDLGGIYNCITGRGPLTDDLSLIRLSFKEDDSDQKVHDEQKQKIKELLNRAKETSQNKDVSEAITYLEEAENLDSRIPEVKKNFVKLFLKLKDYSKAAHYAEDYLNIKPVDKEILYVASFAARKAGQLKKALDFGERLRLREPDHFKNLMNLAQVYIALKNYERAMSMVQSALHIEPENEAVLRIRDVLRKNWRQ
- a CDS encoding methyl-accepting chemotaxis protein — encoded protein: MNDERTMEKIAALGPLTINRIRIGLVFLILASLAASWEQSSFEQNMAYLGGTISMAIVSLVNLFFSYRNGKIPKSLGMISVILDILILASVMFFAASTDKNMSSGIIRQIILYAINVILIVYSGLLLTPRFVVIAGIVSAVAQGAVILNCYLHGVVFSEEPLEVLSPGFASTSEQILKLIFLIVIAFIVRSVINIFGLMRDAEEEKLNTIIVSGNELKKSKERMDSAAVSLREKSRSLRNFSNEFFDVINNHAASFDEIGSTLSEFLSQIESAASSVKDQFGRIELLVKESQNLRSLIDKISGYSSELNDRIHSVLNTGKEVTEFVSGLSESLESLGESFRSVGEVTVIMADVADRTNLLSLNASIEAARAGVAGRGFAVVATEVSKLAESSGQNAARISKIIGESNDYVDKGRNRALVTSEKVKNQEDQFAAFLGRFNELNGLLEDQIKINDQFLASLSELRKLSAGIETSSNEQNSGASMILGAISELQGSMDSLLRKSELLSDTIRVLEEEAELLGKEH